The Alphaproteobacteria bacterium genome contains the following window.
CGCAACAATCCTACAAACCCTGCCCCTGACCGACGACTGCATATTCCCGATCTCTCCAGTGGCTGTCAGGATGGCCTGGGACCGGATGATCAAGCGGGCTGGGATTGTAGGTCTGAGGTTCCATGACCTGCGGCATGA
Protein-coding sequences here:
- a CDS encoding tyrosine-type recombinase/integrase, with translation ATILQTLPLTDDCIFPISPVAVRMAWDRMIKRAGIVGLRFHDLRHEAVSRFFELGLSVPEVALISGHKNPVVLLRYTHLRAQDLVAKLG